One Methylomonas sp. LL1 DNA window includes the following coding sequences:
- a CDS encoding IS256 family transposase: MTVLKSIPTELLDTLLSGYQKPEDLIGENGLLKQLTKALVERALEAELTEHLGHAKHDPITNPSGNARNGKSRKNLKGDFGELPIEIPRDRHGSFEPQIVAKHQTRWTGFDDKIISLYARGMTVREIQSHLEELYGTEVSPSLISSVTDAVADEVKTWQSRPLEPVYPIVYLDCIHVKVRDTGAVRVKAVYLAIGINLNGEKKVLGLWIAQTEGAKFWLQVVTELKNRGVQDIFIACVDGLKGFPEAIETVYPQTAVQLCIVHLVRNSLNYVNWKMRKRIADDLKRIYQSATVAEAEQQLAEFEAQWNGDYPSIAQIWRRNWSRVIPFFDYPPEIRRIIYTTNAIESVNMSLRKITKNRGSFPNDEALSKLFYLALMNISKKWTMPLHDWKAALNRFSIQFDDRMPNR, encoded by the coding sequence ATGACCGTATTAAAATCCATCCCAACCGAATTGCTCGATACCTTGCTATCGGGTTATCAAAAACCCGAAGACCTGATTGGTGAAAACGGTCTGTTGAAGCAATTAACCAAGGCGCTGGTGGAACGTGCGTTGGAAGCCGAACTGACCGAACATCTGGGCCACGCCAAGCATGACCCCATCACCAATCCGAGTGGCAATGCCCGTAATGGCAAAAGCCGAAAAAACCTGAAAGGCGACTTCGGCGAATTACCGATTGAGATTCCGCGTGACCGTCATGGCAGCTTCGAGCCGCAAATCGTCGCCAAACATCAAACGCGCTGGACTGGCTTCGACGACAAGATCATTTCGCTGTATGCGCGTGGAATGACGGTCCGAGAAATTCAGAGTCATCTGGAAGAGCTGTATGGCACCGAGGTTTCGCCTTCGTTGATTTCCTCGGTCACCGATGCGGTAGCCGATGAAGTTAAAACCTGGCAATCGCGCCCGCTGGAACCGGTTTATCCCATTGTCTATCTCGACTGCATACACGTCAAAGTGCGCGATACCGGCGCTGTGCGGGTCAAAGCCGTCTATCTGGCGATTGGTATCAATCTGAATGGCGAGAAGAAAGTTCTGGGGTTATGGATCGCCCAAACCGAAGGGGCTAAGTTCTGGTTACAGGTGGTCACCGAACTGAAAAATCGCGGCGTGCAGGACATTTTTATCGCCTGTGTCGATGGGCTGAAAGGGTTTCCCGAAGCCATCGAAACCGTTTATCCGCAAACCGCCGTTCAGCTTTGCATCGTCCATCTGGTGCGTAACAGCCTGAACTATGTCAATTGGAAAATGCGCAAACGGATTGCCGATGACCTCAAGCGGATTTATCAATCGGCTACCGTTGCAGAAGCCGAGCAGCAATTGGCTGAGTTCGAGGCACAATGGAATGGCGATTATCCTTCGATTGCCCAGATATGGCGGCGTAACTGGAGTCGGGTCATCCCGTTTTTCGACTATCCGCCGGAAATACGCCGAATCATCTACACCACCAATGCCATTGAGTCGGTCAATATGAGCCTGAGGAAAATCACCAAAAATCGTGGCTCTTTCCCCAATGACGAGGCATTATCGAAACTGTTTTATCTGGCGCTGATGAATATCAGTAAAAAATGGACCATGCCATTGCATGACTGGAAAGCGGCTTTAAATCGGTTTAGCATTCAGTTCGACGACCGGATGCCAAACCGTTAA
- a CDS encoding sensor histidine kinase: MQNTKERLSTLRLDQSPVGRISSQSLQLQIEDGIPPRESLFGDAFRLGVAYLLLTTLFFGISSYIPGPEAYKDVTADFAGHSVLVEIMSGLTSFFIMSVAVWHLRKNRMIHNIIICFFISAVVSIADFISRRELYKMLYATDNLKMDNIQELFMCWAMYFGWSSVFLTLLYSFDVRDRERQLAAVREEAISAQMKALRYQINPHFLFNTLNSIAGLIEEGAATRAERMVLSLSTFMRTTLTLDPMHDVSLADEIALQEEYLEIERERFSDRLTFKTDIPENARAALVPSLILQPLIENAIKHGVGATSGPVEIVLSASRIADRLNITVENDMPRGDTKENRPPGMGVGLRNVEERLRARFQEDSHFSAGCISSGRYLVAMELPWRQT, from the coding sequence ATGCAAAACACCAAAGAAAGATTGTCGACTCTCCGGCTAGATCAATCTCCAGTCGGACGCATTAGCAGCCAATCTTTACAACTTCAGATCGAGGATGGAATACCGCCTCGTGAATCCCTGTTTGGAGACGCCTTCAGGCTGGGAGTGGCCTACCTGCTCCTGACCACTTTATTCTTCGGCATATCCTCATATATTCCCGGTCCAGAAGCCTACAAAGATGTTACGGCAGATTTCGCCGGTCATTCCGTATTGGTCGAAATCATGTCTGGACTCACGTCATTTTTCATCATGTCGGTTGCAGTCTGGCATCTCCGCAAAAACAGGATGATTCACAACATCATCATATGCTTCTTTATCTCTGCCGTTGTTTCCATAGCGGATTTCATTTCAAGAAGAGAGCTTTACAAAATGCTCTATGCCACCGATAACCTGAAGATGGACAATATCCAGGAGCTGTTCATGTGTTGGGCCATGTATTTCGGTTGGTCCAGTGTGTTTCTTACCCTGTTGTACAGTTTTGATGTCAGAGATCGGGAACGCCAATTGGCAGCGGTTCGAGAAGAAGCAATTTCCGCGCAAATGAAAGCTCTCCGCTACCAGATCAATCCGCATTTTCTGTTCAACACCCTCAACTCCATTGCCGGGCTGATCGAAGAAGGCGCGGCTACACGCGCCGAACGCATGGTGCTTTCTCTGTCCACTTTTATGCGCACCACGCTGACGCTAGATCCGATGCACGATGTCTCTCTCGCCGATGAAATTGCCTTGCAGGAAGAATATTTGGAGATCGAGCGCGAGCGATTCTCCGACCGTTTGACGTTCAAAACCGACATCCCGGAAAACGCGCGCGCTGCTCTCGTTCCCAGCCTGATCCTCCAGCCATTGATCGAAAATGCCATCAAACACGGCGTCGGCGCCACCAGCGGTCCGGTCGAAATCGTGCTCAGCGCTTCCCGCATCGCCGACCGGCTGAATATCACTGTAGAAAACGATATGCCGCGCGGCGACACCAAAGAAAATCGCCCTCCTGGCATGGGCGTTGGATTGCGTAACGTCGAAGAGCGCTTGCGCGCCCGGTTTCAAGAAGATTCACACTTTTCAGCCGGATGTATTTCATCCGGCCGCTACCTCGTCGCCATGGAACTACCCTGGAGGCAAACATGA
- a CDS encoding PEP-CTERM sorting domain-containing protein (PEP-CTERM proteins occur, often in large numbers, in the proteomes of bacteria that also encode an exosortase, a predicted intramembrane cysteine proteinase. The presence of a PEP-CTERM domain at a protein's C-terminus predicts cleavage within the sorting domain, followed by covalent anchoring to some some component of the (usually Gram-negative) cell surface. Many PEP-CTERM proteins exhibit an unusual sequence composition that includes large numbers of potential glycosylation sites. Expression of one such protein has been shown restore the ability of a bacterium to form floc, a type of biofilm.), with the protein MFIAILTFGFDSSLFANVDESLLRVFQWKNNRWENLGGTASLDDRTITVYADSLSHFAVAAVPVPGAVWLFGSGLFGLGLLRKRTAVA; encoded by the coding sequence TTGTTCATAGCCATTTTAACTTTTGGCTTTGATTCTTCGCTGTTCGCCAACGTCGATGAATCGCTGCTACGAGTCTTCCAGTGGAAGAACAATCGCTGGGAAAACTTAGGCGGCACGGCTTCGCTTGACGACCGCACCATCACGGTCTATGCCGATAGCCTTTCGCACTTCGCGGTCGCTGCAGTACCGGTTCCCGGCGCCGTATGGCTATTCGGTTCAGGCTTGTTTGGCCTCGGCTTGTTGAGAAAACGTACGGCGGTAGCCTAA
- a CDS encoding DUF2306 domain-containing protein, whose protein sequence is MLTQTKADWLIPVGLLTLSFIPISAGIVRLVQLGFGAAITEENARFFAAPLPVVLHIVGSCLFCTLGTVQFSCVFRREQLNLHRLFGRLLIPIGLAVSISGLWMTLYYPRATLNYDGPVLHVVRILVGVGMTLSLLLGLLAVRRQNITHHRAWMMRAYALGLGAGTQVFTHIPLFVFPSLWSETSRAICMAAGWSINIAVVEWILMRNRRGSH, encoded by the coding sequence ATGCTAACTCAAACAAAAGCCGATTGGCTCATACCTGTCGGCTTGCTAACACTCAGCTTTATTCCTATATCAGCGGGCATTGTTCGTCTGGTTCAACTCGGTTTTGGTGCCGCCATTACCGAGGAGAATGCGCGCTTCTTTGCCGCGCCACTGCCTGTGGTACTGCACATTGTTGGCTCGTGCCTATTTTGCACCTTGGGCACCGTGCAATTTTCTTGCGTTTTTCGCCGAGAGCAGCTCAATTTGCACCGGCTGTTCGGGCGCTTGCTGATCCCTATCGGGCTTGCGGTTTCGATTTCCGGCCTATGGATGACGCTGTATTACCCGCGTGCAACGCTAAATTATGATGGGCCTGTGCTCCATGTTGTACGTATATTGGTCGGAGTGGGAATGACCTTGTCTTTATTGCTCGGGCTGTTGGCAGTCCGCAGGCAAAATATCACGCATCATCGCGCCTGGATGATGCGCGCCTACGCACTTGGCCTGGGTGCGGGCACGCAGGTTTTCACCCATATTCCGTTGTTTGTCTTCCCAAGCCTTTGGAGCGAAACATCAAGGGCAATATGCATGGCCGCCGGGTGGAGCATCAATATCGCTGTGGTTGAGTGGATATTGATGCGCAATCGGCGTGGCTCTCATTAG
- a CDS encoding Lcl domain-containing protein has protein sequence MKRRTLCCALAAFSSLVFENAHAQLFDRGGGLIYDSGLNVTWLADANYAKTSGYDAEGKMSWQNAMAWVSNLNYFDSVRHTTYNDWRLPDFTDLGGAGCDYGYSGTDCGFNVSTSSSELAHLFYGDFANKGALDSRGLNQSGYGLVDDPNDPDDESLFNNLQSYAYWMGRSYTIPGASTPDTAAWYLQFSTGMQNTISKGTQYYVLAVRDGDVAAMQPVPIPATVWLFGSALLGFGFRKSGRRNCLA, from the coding sequence ATGAAACGTCGAACCCTCTGCTGTGCACTAGCAGCGTTCTCATCCTTGGTGTTTGAAAATGCTCATGCACAGTTGTTTGACCGTGGTGGCGGCCTGATTTATGACAGCGGTCTCAACGTCACCTGGCTGGCCGACGCCAATTACGCCAAAACCAGCGGCTACGACGCCGAAGGCAAAATGAGCTGGCAAAACGCCATGGCCTGGGTCAGCAACCTCAATTACTTCGACAGCGTACGCCACACGACATACAACGACTGGCGATTGCCAGACTTCACCGATTTGGGCGGAGCGGGCTGCGATTACGGCTATAGCGGCACCGATTGCGGATTTAACGTATCGACGTCAAGCTCCGAACTGGCACATCTGTTCTACGGCGATTTTGCGAACAAAGGCGCTCTGGATTCGCGCGGCCTAAACCAATCCGGCTACGGTCTCGTTGACGACCCGAATGACCCCGACGACGAAAGCTTATTCAACAACCTGCAATCGTATGCTTATTGGATGGGGCGCTCGTACACGATCCCCGGAGCAAGTACACCGGACACTGCCGCATGGTATCTGCAATTTTCAACCGGCATGCAAAACACTATCAGTAAAGGCACTCAATATTACGTGCTGGCGGTACGCGATGGCGACGTAGCGGCGATGCAGCCGGTGCCTATACCGGCCACAGTTTGGTTGTTCGGCAGCGCACTACTGGGTTTTGGGTTCCGGAAATCCGGAAGACGTAACTGCTTAGCTTAG
- a CDS encoding OB-fold nucleic acid binding domain-containing protein, protein MKTSFLPLLFVIALSVSGCAGTTSIKNLALPPVSTIEGTVTQLEENGFVLTDSSGSIPVKAWLPDNRKLNVSLSEKVKVYGNLQGGQEKVFNGYVIRKPTGEQIIITNPTPHFGFIIQSSFQ, encoded by the coding sequence ATGAAAACCAGCTTTCTGCCGCTATTGTTTGTAATTGCTTTATCAGTTAGCGGATGCGCCGGCACTACATCGATCAAGAATTTGGCATTACCGCCGGTAAGTACGATCGAAGGCACAGTCACGCAACTTGAGGAAAACGGCTTTGTTCTAACGGATAGTTCCGGTTCTATTCCTGTTAAAGCCTGGTTGCCGGACAACAGGAAACTAAATGTTTCGCTGAGTGAGAAAGTCAAAGTATACGGCAATCTGCAAGGCGGTCAGGAAAAGGTATTTAATGGATATGTTATCAGGAAGCCGACCGGTGAACAGATCATCATCACCAATCCGACACCCCATTTTGGCTTTATTATTCAAAGTTCATTTCAGTAA
- a CDS encoding helix-turn-helix domain-containing protein → MDYYQRCEWAFAQQGISSAEKFILVAMAKRAGNDLAEYYQSIASLSEETALNRKTAIKSLKALSESGFISDTGKRVGDTKQVVVYQINGIFEMIKKSKSDDLSSTKNGTIPKSEQFQLPPETVPNLRGNSPKFGTRN, encoded by the coding sequence ATGGATTATTACCAGCGGTGCGAATGGGCCTTTGCCCAACAAGGTATAAGCTCGGCGGAGAAGTTTATTTTGGTCGCAATGGCAAAACGCGCAGGCAACGACTTGGCCGAGTATTACCAGAGTATTGCATCGCTGAGCGAAGAAACAGCTTTGAATCGCAAGACGGCTATCAAGTCACTTAAAGCCTTGTCCGAATCCGGATTTATTAGCGATACCGGAAAGCGCGTTGGCGATACCAAGCAGGTGGTCGTTTACCAAATCAACGGTATTTTTGAAATGATCAAGAAATCCAAATCAGACGATTTAAGCAGTACCAAAAACGGAACAATTCCAAAATCGGAACAGTTCCAATTACCCCCCGAAACAGTCCCAAATTTACGCGGAAACAGTCCCAAATTTGGGACACGGAACTAA
- a CDS encoding IS1595 family transposase — MQAKITSFWEWQQHFADEKSCLQAIINLRWPEGFCCPRCGHQKGWLLQTRHVYECAVCHHHTSVTAGTLFHNTKLPLVKWFWSLYWVSSDKGSISALRLTKLIGVSWLTAQRLLRKLRTAMGDQNNLYKLSGIIEFDDAFIGGKRAGKRGRGAAGKTTILVACEHNDGKPGFVAMKVVEQVTHESVRAFAQQTLAPGQTLHTDALAALNVLAEEHHHIAKVTPPEMASEWLPWVHVVISNLKSYLLGTYHGVSGNYVQEYLDEFCYRLNRRFWENQIPNRLLTLCVTHDPVFLQPATCS, encoded by the coding sequence ATGCAAGCAAAGATCACGAGTTTTTGGGAGTGGCAACAGCACTTTGCCGATGAAAAAAGTTGTCTTCAAGCCATCATCAACCTCAGGTGGCCTGAAGGGTTTTGCTGTCCACGCTGTGGCCATCAGAAAGGTTGGTTGCTCCAGACACGACATGTCTACGAATGTGCAGTTTGTCATCATCACACATCGGTGACAGCCGGCACCTTGTTTCACAACACCAAATTACCGCTCGTGAAATGGTTTTGGAGTCTTTATTGGGTATCGTCGGACAAGGGTAGTATCTCCGCATTGCGGCTGACCAAACTAATTGGTGTTTCCTGGCTGACGGCGCAACGGCTGTTGAGAAAATTACGCACGGCCATGGGTGATCAGAATAATCTGTACAAACTAAGCGGCATTATCGAATTCGATGATGCCTTTATCGGCGGCAAACGTGCCGGTAAACGCGGGCGAGGCGCCGCCGGTAAAACCACTATTTTAGTGGCTTGCGAACATAATGATGGTAAGCCCGGCTTTGTGGCTATGAAGGTGGTTGAGCAGGTGACGCACGAGAGTGTTAGAGCATTCGCCCAACAAACGCTTGCCCCAGGCCAAACCCTGCATACCGATGCGCTGGCTGCGCTCAATGTGCTGGCCGAGGAACATCACCATATCGCCAAGGTAACCCCTCCTGAAATGGCGAGTGAATGGTTACCTTGGGTTCATGTGGTCATCAGTAACCTTAAAAGCTATTTGCTGGGTACTTACCATGGTGTGTCAGGTAACTATGTACAGGAATATCTCGACGAATTTTGCTATCGGTTGAATCGACGATTTTGGGAAAACCAGATTCCTAACCGATTACTCACGCTATGCGTCACACATGACCCGGTATTTCTTCAACCTGCAACTTGTTCATAG
- a CDS encoding HigA family addiction module antitoxin, giving the protein MTMFNPPHPGSILKEDVLPELGIGVTEAAAQLGVSRVALSRVVNGRAAISADMAIRLEAWMNGPTADTWVRMQAEYDLWQARQKPKPNVTPIERPHAA; this is encoded by the coding sequence ATGACGATGTTCAATCCCCCACACCCCGGCAGCATTTTGAAAGAGGACGTGTTACCCGAGCTGGGTATCGGCGTCACCGAAGCCGCCGCACAGCTTGGCGTTTCCCGCGTTGCCTTATCCCGTGTCGTCAACGGCCGGGCGGCGATCAGCGCCGATATGGCAATCCGCCTGGAAGCCTGGATGAACGGCCCGACCGCCGACACCTGGGTGCGCATGCAAGCCGAATACGACTTGTGGCAGGCCCGGCAAAAGCCAAAGCCGAACGTCACGCCGATTGAACGGCCGCACGCGGCATAA
- a CDS encoding sensor histidine kinase, protein MNTPAMTTDDTPESCGVLQAALRLNILYWLCMFVADSILGYFINIDPIESAPLKVVLFGISAVMTYLMARLLIRLRHRLNFLQKALLCFLMAAVTAPIYTAIDFINYTICQYPKPVNFDPLYSGYTLIEGVSMLFGWSCLFVAALDNFEVLERERLLEIARKEALAAQMQALRYQINPHFLFNTLNSIAGLIEEGAATRAERMVLSLSTFMRTTLALDPMHDVSLADEIALQEEYLEIERERFADRMTFKISVPDGVKSALVPSLILQPLIENSIKHGVGATVGPVEVTLSAYREDNRLHVIVENDMPRDDASADSRPGIGVGLRNVEERLRVRFQDAAGFLAGRISPSRYRAAISLPWRSA, encoded by the coding sequence ATGAATACGCCTGCCATGACCACCGACGACACACCAGAATCCTGCGGAGTCCTGCAGGCTGCGTTACGTCTCAATATTCTGTACTGGCTCTGCATGTTTGTCGCAGACAGCATCCTGGGGTACTTCATCAACATAGACCCGATCGAGTCCGCCCCGCTTAAAGTCGTGTTGTTCGGAATAAGCGCGGTCATGACCTATCTGATGGCAAGGCTGTTGATTCGCCTGCGGCATAGGCTGAACTTCTTGCAAAAAGCCCTGCTGTGCTTTCTGATGGCGGCCGTCACCGCGCCTATCTATACGGCAATCGACTTCATCAACTACACCATTTGCCAATATCCCAAACCCGTTAACTTCGATCCGCTTTATTCCGGTTACACGTTGATTGAAGGGGTTTCCATGCTGTTCGGCTGGAGTTGTTTATTTGTCGCCGCACTAGACAACTTCGAAGTGCTGGAGCGCGAACGACTCCTGGAAATTGCACGTAAGGAAGCGCTAGCTGCCCAAATGCAAGCACTCCGCTACCAGATCAATCCGCATTTTCTGTTCAATACGCTCAACTCCATTGCCGGGCTGATCGAAGAGGGTGCCGCCACGCGCGCCGAGCGCATGGTACTGTCGCTATCGACCTTCATGCGCACCACGCTTGCCCTCGATCCTATGCACGATGTATCGCTCGCCGACGAAATCGCCCTGCAGGAAGAGTATCTGGAGATCGAACGCGAGCGATTCGCCGACCGCATGACGTTCAAAATCTCCGTGCCGGACGGCGTGAAGTCCGCCCTTGTACCCAGCCTTATTCTTCAGCCTTTGATTGAAAACTCGATCAAGCATGGCGTCGGTGCGACGGTTGGCCCCGTGGAAGTCACGCTCAGTGCCTATCGCGAAGATAACCGGCTTCATGTTATTGTCGAAAACGATATGCCGAGAGACGATGCATCCGCCGATTCCCGTCCAGGCATAGGCGTGGGTCTGCGCAACGTGGAAGAGCGTCTGCGCGTGCGCTTTCAGGATGCCGCCGGTTTTCTCGCGGGCCGAATATCCCCCAGCCGTTACAGGGCCGCCATTAGTCTGCCTTGGAGAAGCGCATGA
- a CDS encoding type II toxin-antitoxin system VapC family toxin: MIFDTNILIYADRGVESAKELIMNTQQRSISAVTYMEYVPFCRNKKELATFEKMLQVLQFTIHEIDHGISYHARQLVRQFALSHSMEMGDALIAATAMAHNELLCTSNIKHFSQINGLLLDHYQLNE, from the coding sequence GTGATCTTTGACACCAATATTTTGATTTATGCCGATCGAGGTGTGGAATCAGCAAAAGAATTGATCATGAACACCCAACAACGGTCAATTTCGGCAGTTACCTATATGGAATACGTTCCGTTTTGCCGGAATAAAAAGGAATTGGCAACGTTTGAAAAAATGCTTCAGGTGCTGCAGTTCACCATCCATGAGATCGATCATGGGATTTCTTACCATGCACGACAGTTGGTTCGACAATTTGCACTAAGCCATAGCATGGAAATGGGCGATGCTTTAATTGCCGCAACGGCTATGGCACACAATGAATTGTTATGCACCAGCAACATCAAACACTTTTCTCAAATCAATGGCTTGTTGCTCGACCATTATCAACTTAACGAATAA
- a CDS encoding LytR/AlgR family response regulator transcription factor yields the protein MTGFTVLVVDDEPLARRRLVRLLGKLNWVGRIEQAADVVEARSKTLELQPDILLLDILMPGGSGFDVLEQLGPEPPIVVFVTAFDHHALRAFEANAVDYLTKPVEPGRFGLAMERAKSAVAARNQTDRIAELQETIAALKHALREQPRQNQEFWVKVRREHIRITEDRIIRIQAERDYVRIHVDGAEYLYHETLTALEQRLSPEDFIRIHRSTIVRRNAITRIKQAPFAAMVAVMKDGTEVRIGRTYAAVVRNQLTKNWEINPSNALR from the coding sequence ATGACGGGGTTTACCGTGCTCGTTGTCGATGACGAACCGCTCGCCCGGCGCCGGTTGGTTCGTTTGTTGGGCAAATTAAATTGGGTCGGCCGCATCGAACAAGCGGCGGACGTCGTGGAAGCACGTAGCAAGACACTCGAATTGCAGCCGGACATCCTGCTGCTGGATATCCTGATGCCCGGCGGCAGCGGTTTCGACGTGCTGGAACAATTAGGCCCGGAGCCGCCCATCGTCGTCTTCGTCACCGCCTTCGATCATCATGCATTACGGGCATTCGAAGCCAATGCCGTCGACTACTTGACCAAACCCGTCGAACCGGGCCGTTTCGGGCTGGCGATGGAAAGGGCAAAATCCGCCGTCGCCGCGCGCAACCAAACCGACCGTATCGCCGAGTTGCAAGAAACCATCGCTGCCCTCAAGCACGCCTTGCGCGAACAACCCAGGCAAAACCAAGAATTTTGGGTCAAGGTCCGCAGAGAACACATCCGCATCACCGAGGACAGGATCATCCGAATCCAGGCCGAGCGCGACTATGTGCGCATTCATGTCGACGGGGCGGAGTACCTCTACCACGAAACGCTGACCGCCCTGGAACAACGCCTAAGCCCGGAAGATTTCATTCGCATTCACCGCAGCACCATCGTGCGGCGTAACGCCATTACCCGTATTAAACAAGCGCCGTTCGCCGCCATGGTGGCCGTCATGAAGGACGGCACTGAGGTTAGGATAGGCAGAACTTACGCCGCCGTCGTACGTAACCAGCTCACCAAAAATTGGGAAATTAATCCATCAAACGCACTGCGTTAG
- a CDS encoding ISNCY family transposase: MRTVIQPQLKFGETDIAAIVLDPKSRDDIPQLLRGLQHLYTEPGLRERVFTILEEMIPDRANGQGKANRQTGRPGMEQWKILVLGVLRLGLDADYDRIQELANQHKTIRQMLGHSDWLDEQSYELQTIRDNVSLFTPEILDRINQEVVLAGHQALKKNAGESLKARADSFVVKTHVHFPTDSNLLWDAIRKAIQTCATLCDALDLTEWRQSAYHLRGFKKSYRLIQKLKHSTSQDEAKRQAKQAQIEAAYQTYLDQAEIYVHRAQATRQHLNQAHGLPTQMLAELDNYLAHAERQIDQIRRRVLQGETIPHGEKVFSIFQPHTEWISKGKAGVPVELGLRVAVVEDQHRFILHHQVMAKTTDDQIAVPLVEHTQTRFPAVTAISLDKGFHSPSNQIELKQHLENVILPKKGRLSEADKARESDPTFVRLRRQHSAVESAINALGVHGLGKCPDHGIDGFKRYVALAIVARNIQRLGAVLREQEQQAADRRRGPYKKAA, encoded by the coding sequence ATGCGTACCGTCATTCAGCCACAACTCAAATTCGGTGAAACCGATATTGCCGCCATCGTCCTCGATCCCAAATCGCGCGATGACATTCCCCAATTACTGCGTGGACTGCAACATCTCTACACCGAGCCCGGCTTGCGTGAGCGGGTATTTACCATTCTGGAAGAGATGATACCTGACCGTGCGAACGGGCAAGGCAAAGCCAACCGCCAAACCGGGCGGCCCGGCATGGAGCAATGGAAGATACTGGTGTTGGGCGTACTGCGCTTGGGTCTCGATGCGGATTACGACCGGATTCAAGAGTTGGCCAATCAACACAAGACGATCCGGCAGATGTTAGGGCATAGCGACTGGCTGGACGAACAGTCGTACGAGTTGCAGACGATTCGTGACAACGTCAGCTTGTTCACGCCCGAGATTCTGGATCGCATCAACCAGGAAGTGGTGCTTGCGGGGCACCAGGCGTTAAAAAAAAACGCCGGGGAAAGCCTCAAAGCCCGGGCTGATTCCTTTGTGGTCAAAACTCACGTGCATTTCCCCACCGACAGCAACTTGCTGTGGGACGCCATCCGCAAAGCCATTCAAACCTGTGCGACGCTCTGCGATGCCCTGGATTTGACCGAATGGCGCCAAAGCGCCTATCACTTGCGTGGTTTCAAGAAAAGCTACCGGTTGATTCAAAAGCTCAAACACTCCACCTCGCAAGATGAAGCCAAGCGACAGGCTAAACAAGCGCAGATCGAAGCCGCTTATCAGACCTACCTCGACCAAGCCGAAATCTATGTGCACCGGGCGCAGGCTACCCGGCAACACCTGAACCAAGCGCATGGCCTACCGACACAGATGCTGGCGGAACTCGACAATTATCTGGCGCATGCCGAGCGGCAGATCGACCAGATTCGGCGCCGGGTCCTGCAAGGTGAAACCATTCCGCATGGCGAAAAAGTCTTTTCCATTTTTCAGCCCCATACCGAATGGATCAGCAAAGGCAAAGCCGGCGTACCGGTCGAGTTGGGCTTGCGGGTGGCGGTCGTCGAAGATCAACACCGCTTCATCCTGCACCATCAGGTCATGGCAAAAACCACCGACGATCAAATCGCCGTGCCCCTGGTCGAACACACCCAAACCCGCTTTCCGGCAGTAACGGCCATCAGCTTGGACAAGGGCTTTCACAGTCCAAGTAATCAGATCGAGCTCAAGCAACACCTGGAAAACGTCATATTGCCGAAAAAAGGCCGGCTATCGGAAGCCGACAAAGCCCGCGAATCCGACCCGACATTTGTCCGCCTGCGCCGGCAACACTCGGCTGTCGAATCGGCAATCAATGCACTCGGTGTGCATGGCCTGGGCAAATGTCCCGATCATGGCATTGACGGCTTCAAGCGCTATGTTGCCCTCGCGATCGTGGCGCGCAACATTCAGCGCCTGGGAGCCGTTTTACGCGAGCAAGAACAACAAGCGGCGGATCGACGACGAGGGCCGTATAAAAAAGCGGCCTAA